TTTTCACCCTCGGCCCGGTTGCCGCTGCTGCCGCCAGGTACTGCAGGGCCATCTCGCTGCGCATCAACGGCATCGGCAAAGGGCGCGCCGCGGGGGTCAAAGTCAGCAGCGGCGCATACGAAGACGGGCGTCGGCCACGGATTGCTGTGAGACCGGCAAATGCTTCGGTAAACGGGTCAGCTGGCCGGCCACCGAGCAGGGAAGGGCGCTGAACGCGCGCGCTGCGACGCGCCAGGATGCGGGCGTTCCCGAAACGGCCGGCGCGGCGTAGTATCCGGACCACGCGCAAGCCACGAATTCGGCAGAGAAATGCCTTTTTCGCCACACTTTGCGGCCTCTTGCATCGGTAAACGGATTCAACTACACTGCACGCCCTCTGGGCGGTATATACTTTGCTGTTTCGCCGTCCAACCCGAATATTGAGCAAGGGACACGATGACCACCATCCGCCTGAAAGAAAACGAGCCGGTCGAAGTCGCGCTGCGCCGCTTCCGCCGTGAAATCGAGCGCACCGGCCTGATCAAGGAACTGCGCGCACGCACCGCCTACGAAAAGCCGACGACCGAGCGCAAGCGCAAGAAGGCTGCCGCCGTGTCGCGCACGCGCAAACGCCTGCGCTCGCAAATGCTGCCGAAGAAGCTCTACTAAGATCGTGCGATTGTTGCGGTAGCACCAGCTGGGTGCTGCCGTTGGCGGCGTGAAGTCAATCGATCTCCGTTCCGCCGAGCCCGGCCTCGTGTCGTCCCTGCACCCTCAGCGGTGCGCCTCGACACCCCATCAATGGCCACGGCTCACACCCTCCCGATACAGAAGCTAGCAACACGGCGGTCAATGGCCTTCCAGCCATTCTCCGCGGCTTCGGTGCGCCCGCGTGGCGCCGCTTTCGTTGCAAACGACTTCCGCCAGCGGTAATAGACCGGCTGGCTGTTGGCGTTTGTCGAACGGCTTTCCAGGCACCCCGCCACGCCCGCCGGCCTTGACGCGAATTTTGTTTCGCGCCCATGGTTCTTTACGACTTTTTGACGGGCGAGACCGTACGCTGAAGACGTGAGCAATCCTGGGCGGCAAGCGCCGCACGGCCATGAGCCTGATCCATCAATGGTTGCTGGGAGCCGGCGTCGTGCTGGCCATCATCGCGCTGTTCGCCGTCGAATACAGCGGCGAGATGCGGGCGGCGCGGCGTAATCGGGAAGCCGAGCGGCATGCCGGTCTGCGTACCGGCAATGCTCGCGCGCCTTGAACGCGCGGCCACGCCACGCAGCCCACTCCGGTTTGCCGCGTTTGCCGTAGACACCGAACATGCCGGCCGGGACACGCAGTTCGCCGAGCCGGACCGCCAGCGACGAGACATGCCGGTGATGCAGCGAAACGAAATCCCCACCCAGCAGCAAGATGTGCGGCGCGAACGCATCGATCGTCCGCACGACCGCATCGAGCAGACGAGGATCGGTGAGCGGCCCCGCGTGGAAGTCCGAGGCGATCGACCCGCAGGCGGCCTTGCAAACCCAATGCATAGGCGGCGCGAGCAGCCCAGCCGTTGGCGTAG
The sequence above is a segment of the Ralstonia nicotianae genome. Coding sequences within it:
- the rpsU gene encoding 30S ribosomal protein S21 — protein: MTTIRLKENEPVEVALRRFRREIERTGLIKELRARTAYEKPTTERKRKKAAAVSRTRKRLRSQMLPKKLY